From one Enterococcus sp. DIV2402 genomic stretch:
- a CDS encoding DegV family protein, giving the protein MTKEKIALLVDSGTDVPQEIIDKYGMFMIPLKIIYKERTYTDKIDITPEQVYTRLKEEVPTTSLPDGKAIQEIFDEIKAQGYQKVIAVTISSGLSGTYNILRLLGQEQETEVFVLDTKSIGIGAGLQAIHAAELIAQGMEWEALILQLEKKVKESKVYFNVATLEYLQKGGRIGLVASLIGTALKLNPTISCNEEGVYHTVAKTRGRKKSLENMVKLVKEFVGDRPSFRLAIAQGDAIEEGKWLHDLVKQTFPNAESILFGPISPALVVHTGPGLLGIGVQLLD; this is encoded by the coding sequence ATGACTAAAGAAAAAATTGCCTTACTGGTAGATTCAGGTACAGATGTTCCACAAGAAATAATTGACAAGTATGGAATGTTTATGATTCCGTTAAAAATTATTTATAAAGAACGTACGTATACAGATAAAATTGATATTACACCTGAGCAAGTATATACACGTTTGAAAGAAGAGGTGCCAACTACCTCTTTACCTGATGGGAAAGCTATTCAAGAAATTTTTGATGAAATCAAAGCGCAAGGCTATCAGAAAGTAATTGCGGTTACTATTTCAAGTGGCTTAAGTGGGACCTATAATATTTTACGGTTATTAGGTCAAGAACAAGAAACCGAAGTCTTTGTCTTAGATACAAAAAGTATTGGAATCGGCGCTGGTCTACAAGCAATTCATGCAGCCGAATTAATCGCTCAAGGAATGGAATGGGAAGCGTTGATTCTGCAATTAGAGAAAAAAGTCAAAGAATCTAAAGTCTATTTCAATGTTGCAACGTTAGAATATTTGCAAAAGGGTGGCCGGATTGGTTTAGTTGCTTCACTTATTGGGACGGCCTTAAAATTAAATCCGACGATTTCTTGTAACGAAGAAGGTGTCTATCATACCGTTGCTAAAACTCGTGGGCGCAAAAAAAGTTTAGAGAATATGGTCAAACTAGTGAAAGAATTTGTTGGCGATCGACCATCTTTTCGTTTGGCAATTGCCCAAGGAGATGCCATAGAGGAAGGTAAATGGTTACATGATTTAGTTAAACAAACCTTTCCCAATGCCGAATCGATTTTATTTGGGCCAATTTCTCCTGCGTTAGTGGTACATACAGGACCAGGACTTCTAGGAATTGGGGTACAATTATTAGACTAA
- the walK gene encoding cell wall metabolism sensor histidine kinase WalK, translating into MKNKVRFFQSVNFKIALTFILILLISIEIIGAYFIRGLERSTIESFKTGMNSQVETLAGTLGNYLGQEGTNSQQVDSEIQRVLDNSDSPDIVEMKVVDQKSIIRATTNVSDRNSIGKKNEDPYINDFANKNITAIDDSTGDRVQINVQVIQSAGDTVIGVLYVKSNLEQKYNEINNIAFIFVTASVIAAMISMLVAVLIARSITQPIGEMREQALRIAKGDYSHKVEVKGRDELGQLAETFNQLAERIEETQEAMESERNRLNSVLAHMTDGVVATDRRGKVITINEMALSLLNVKQEEAIGQSILTLFEMEEDYTLRKLLENPNEILLDRPSNDPNLEALILRVDFSMIRRESGFISGLVAVLHDVTEQEKTEQERREFVSNVSHELRTPLTSMRSYIEALNEGAWQDPEIAPNFLKVTLDETDRMIRMINDLLNLSRMDSGNSGLQLEFINFKELVHFVLDRFDMMVNNHEKSYIIRREFTKRELWLEVDTDRMIQVIDNIMNNAIKYSPDGGIITVRLVETHNNIILSVTDQGLGIPKKDLTKIFDRFYRVDKARARKQGGTGLGLAISREVLKAHGGTIWAESRENVGSTFFISLPYEPYEEDWWE; encoded by the coding sequence ATGAAGAATAAAGTTCGCTTTTTTCAATCAGTGAACTTTAAAATCGCCCTGACATTTATCTTGATTTTGTTAATTTCAATCGAGATTATCGGGGCGTATTTTATTCGCGGATTGGAACGCTCAACGATCGAGAGTTTTAAAACAGGGATGAATTCTCAAGTTGAAACGCTCGCAGGTACGTTAGGCAATTATTTAGGTCAAGAAGGAACAAATAGTCAACAAGTGGATAGTGAAATCCAACGAGTCTTAGATAATAGTGATTCACCAGACATTGTTGAGATGAAAGTCGTCGATCAAAAAAGCATCATTCGAGCAACGACAAATGTCAGTGACCGTAATTCGATTGGTAAGAAAAATGAAGATCCGTATATCAATGATTTTGCGAATAAAAATATTACAGCGATTGATGATTCCACAGGTGATCGTGTGCAGATTAATGTTCAGGTCATTCAGTCTGCTGGTGATACGGTCATTGGTGTCTTATATGTGAAAAGTAATTTAGAACAAAAGTACAATGAAATTAATAACATTGCGTTTATCTTTGTAACGGCATCAGTGATTGCGGCGATGATTTCTATGCTAGTGGCGGTCTTGATTGCACGTTCTATTACGCAACCCATTGGCGAAATGCGAGAACAAGCATTGCGGATTGCTAAGGGAGATTATAGTCACAAAGTAGAGGTTAAAGGTCGTGACGAGCTAGGTCAATTAGCCGAAACATTCAATCAACTAGCCGAAAGAATTGAAGAAACACAAGAAGCGATGGAGTCTGAACGCAATCGATTAAATAGCGTATTAGCGCATATGACTGACGGCGTCGTTGCGACTGACCGACGAGGCAAAGTTATCACCATCAACGAAATGGCGTTATCGTTATTGAATGTCAAACAAGAAGAAGCAATCGGGCAATCGATTCTAACGTTATTTGAAATGGAAGAAGATTATACATTGCGTAAATTATTGGAAAATCCAAATGAAATTTTATTGGACCGCCCTTCAAATGATCCTAATTTAGAGGCTTTAATCTTACGTGTCGATTTCTCAATGATTCGCCGGGAATCAGGGTTTATTTCTGGTTTAGTAGCGGTGTTACATGATGTTACTGAGCAAGAAAAAACAGAACAAGAACGTCGAGAGTTTGTCTCAAATGTTTCTCATGAATTGCGCACGCCGCTAACGAGTATGCGTAGTTACATTGAGGCATTAAATGAAGGCGCATGGCAGGACCCGGAGATTGCACCCAATTTCTTAAAAGTAACATTAGATGAAACAGATCGTATGATTCGGATGATTAATGACTTATTAAATCTTTCGCGGATGGACAGTGGGAATTCTGGTCTACAATTGGAATTTATTAATTTTAAAGAATTAGTCCATTTCGTCTTGGATCGTTTTGATATGATGGTTAATAATCATGAAAAGAGTTATATCATTCGTCGTGAGTTTACCAAGCGTGAGTTATGGTTAGAAGTGGACACGGACCGCATGATTCAAGTAATCGATAATATTATGAACAATGCTATTAAATACTCGCCTGATGGTGGGATTATCACTGTTCGTTTAGTAGAGACGCATAACAATATTATTTTAAGCGTGACGGATCAAGGCTTGGGAATTCCGAAGAAAGATTTAACAAAAATTTTCGATCGTTTCTATCGTGTAGACAAAGCGCGTGCTAGAAAACAAGGGGGAACGGGGCTTGGTTTAGCAATCTCTCGTGAAGTGCTTAAAGCACATGGTGGAACTATTTGGGCAGAAAGTCGTGAAAATGTTGGTTCAACGTTCTTTATCAGCTTACCATATGAACCTTACGAGGAGGATTGGTGGGAATGA
- a CDS encoding GNAT family N-acetyltransferase, with the protein MSIQLKKGTLTDLKTLQEISFETFSDTFAKQNSPENMKAYLDHAYTDEKLTNELQTPHSTFFFLYKNEELAGYLKINTDDAQTEAIANNALEIERLYIRMSHKRQGLGRYLIDQAIQMALEQRKDTVWLGVWEHNQPARAFYQTMGFVRQGQHSFFMGEDQQTDFIMVKKLTD; encoded by the coding sequence ATGTCGATTCAATTAAAAAAAGGCACGTTAACAGACTTAAAAACTTTACAAGAAATTAGTTTTGAAACCTTTAGTGACACGTTTGCCAAACAAAATTCGCCTGAAAATATGAAAGCTTATCTAGATCATGCGTATACAGATGAGAAATTAACCAATGAATTACAAACACCTCATTCTACCTTTTTCTTTTTATACAAAAATGAAGAACTTGCTGGATATTTAAAAATCAATACCGATGATGCCCAAACTGAAGCTATTGCCAACAACGCCTTAGAAATTGAGCGGTTATATATTCGCATGTCCCATAAACGTCAAGGCTTAGGTCGCTATCTTATTGACCAAGCAATCCAAATGGCGTTAGAACAAAGGAAAGACACCGTTTGGCTTGGCGTGTGGGAACACAACCAACCTGCACGAGCTTTTTATCAGACAATGGGCTTTGTACGCCAAGGTCAACACTCATTTTTTATGGGGGAAGACCAGCAAACCGACTTTATTATGGTAAAGAAATTAACAGACTAA
- a CDS encoding DUF1836 domain-containing protein encodes MDKLQADIYEWGESLADFHLPRWDELPELDLYMDQVITLVDRYLSPVIRIDKHTLLTSSMVNNYVKKGMIPPPEKKRYTRRHVAFLIAITLLKQVLTIPEIKNGILFQGKAVGIRNAYNLFCEEQETAVQHVCLQAMGQLEHQEPQKIAVEYLAVKAATVSFANKLFAENVIEIESQYLEKGESHD; translated from the coding sequence TTGGACAAGCTACAAGCGGATATTTATGAATGGGGTGAATCACTGGCCGATTTTCATTTGCCACGTTGGGATGAATTGCCAGAATTAGATTTATATATGGATCAAGTCATTACATTGGTAGATCGTTATTTGTCACCAGTCATTCGGATTGATAAACATACCCTTCTAACCTCTTCAATGGTAAATAATTATGTGAAAAAAGGCATGATCCCACCGCCTGAAAAAAAACGTTATACGCGTCGACATGTTGCGTTTTTAATAGCAATTACATTGCTAAAACAGGTGCTAACCATTCCAGAAATTAAAAATGGCATCTTGTTTCAAGGAAAAGCTGTTGGTATTCGTAATGCATATAATCTTTTTTGTGAAGAGCAAGAAACAGCTGTGCAGCATGTATGCTTACAAGCCATGGGGCAACTTGAACATCAAGAGCCACAAAAAATTGCAGTAGAATATTTGGCAGTTAAAGCCGCAACCGTTTCGTTTGCAAATAAATTATTTGCTGAAAACGTAATTGAAATAGAAAGTCAGTATTTAGAAAAAGGAGAAAGCCATGACTAA
- a CDS encoding YycH family regulatory protein has protein sequence MKITERMVRFGLCTMIALSFYLSYLIWWSPATKDTTLVNEVETDARTELNVKDASEVFLPLRLTRIDQETIDETNTESLVKKFQTDIANAQFETAHIKKYDSAEDFATQTQLDEGVELAYAAAMPMSSYLDTFHITLPMSEEMEQETEFLRIQIDFKKEKIRFLNRNKLTVLEAKVLSGMNEFKHTIKNNAAEWVAVFRDPGYSSYQYYTVEPVKLKMYSYISSTRPYTVFRDSFFTNPKNVRSNDGTANLNFYDGTESMTIQQEQQQIDFRSVVRTDHQFDIYTTSYNYIRGLGTNYGSLRLFDQSKNIIDYRIFVEGFPVFSDRAEGKITVRFSENGQVNQKNIEIKANLNTIQVPIPSEREITLPSSYEVVQNLYLHGAEYEKLNMIVIGYGWKNIQDTGVIDLEPNWYIQYENTWYSYEQLLAYLEESEETNGF, from the coding sequence ATGAAAATTACAGAAAGAATGGTACGCTTTGGCTTATGTACGATGATTGCGTTAAGTTTTTATTTGTCTTATCTGATATGGTGGAGTCCAGCAACCAAAGATACGACATTAGTCAATGAAGTCGAGACAGATGCGCGTACGGAATTAAACGTTAAAGATGCATCAGAGGTTTTTCTGCCGTTACGTTTAACACGCATTGACCAGGAAACAATTGATGAAACCAATACCGAAAGTTTAGTAAAAAAATTCCAAACAGATATCGCAAATGCACAGTTTGAAACAGCGCATATAAAAAAGTATGACTCTGCCGAAGATTTTGCTACCCAAACGCAATTAGATGAAGGCGTTGAGTTAGCATATGCAGCAGCGATGCCGATGAGTTCCTATTTAGATACTTTCCATATTACCTTGCCAATGTCAGAGGAAATGGAACAAGAGACGGAATTTTTACGTATTCAAATTGATTTCAAAAAAGAAAAGATTCGATTTTTAAATCGGAATAAATTGACTGTTTTAGAAGCGAAAGTTTTATCAGGAATGAATGAATTTAAACATACAATTAAGAATAATGCTGCAGAATGGGTGGCGGTATTTCGTGACCCAGGCTACAGCTCGTACCAATATTACACCGTTGAACCAGTGAAACTGAAGATGTATAGCTACATTTCTTCTACGCGTCCTTATACGGTATTTCGAGATTCATTCTTTACTAATCCTAAAAACGTGCGCAGTAATGATGGAACAGCTAATTTGAATTTTTACGATGGGACAGAATCAATGACAATCCAACAAGAGCAGCAACAAATCGATTTTCGTAGTGTTGTTCGTACGGATCATCAATTTGATATCTATACCACTAGTTATAATTATATTCGTGGATTAGGGACAAATTACGGCTCATTACGTTTATTCGATCAATCGAAAAATATCATTGATTACCGTATTTTTGTTGAGGGATTTCCTGTTTTTAGTGATAGAGCGGAAGGGAAAATCACTGTTCGTTTTAGTGAAAACGGCCAAGTGAATCAAAAAAATATTGAAATTAAAGCCAATTTAAATACGATTCAAGTACCGATTCCGTCAGAGCGAGAAATTACCTTACCTTCCAGTTATGAAGTAGTCCAAAACTTGTATTTACATGGAGCGGAGTACGAAAAACTAAATATGATTGTCATTGGATATGGTTGGAAAAATATACAAGATACAGGCGTCATTGACTTAGAACCGAATTGGTACATTCAGTATGAAAACACTTGGTATAGCTATGAACAGTTACTAGCGTATTTAGAAGAAAGCGAGGAGACAAATGGATTTTAA
- a CDS encoding PTS sugar transporter subunit IIC, which yields MNDFMNERVLPPILKFVNTKAITALRNGMLYTMPFTIVGSIFLLLSNFPVTAVADWVRDSGLGVYFDQAYGASFAIMSIFAVMGIAYSYVKNEGFEGLPAGMIGLVVYLLTMRSTVTDAEAGVTIGNVIDKNWTSGQGMISAILVGLFVGWGYSWFLKRDIRIKLPEQVPANVANSFTALIPAAALITVAMIVYALFDVFMKTTVVEWIYAVIQSPMQGVTDSLGGALMIGFLTPFLWFFGVHGSTIVGGIMGPILQANSLANSEILNSGKGLTLANGGHIVTQQFYDQFINVTGAGMTIGLVMFMAVFARSAQYRQLGRLSLAPAFFGINEPIVFATPIVMNPIMVVPFILTPVVSSIITYFALYTGLVPLFTAIQVPWTTPPVISGFLISGWQAALLQLIVLTIGFFIYFPFARKMDQINVAQERGEEI from the coding sequence ATGAACGATTTTATGAATGAAAGAGTATTACCTCCGATTTTAAAATTTGTTAATACCAAAGCAATCACAGCTTTACGTAATGGGATGTTATATACGATGCCCTTCACTATCGTAGGCTCAATTTTCTTATTGCTTTCTAATTTTCCAGTTACAGCGGTTGCTGATTGGGTAAGAGATTCTGGTTTAGGTGTGTATTTTGACCAAGCATACGGGGCTTCATTTGCCATTATGTCCATTTTTGCTGTCATGGGAATTGCTTACTCTTACGTTAAAAATGAAGGGTTTGAAGGCTTACCAGCCGGTATGATTGGATTAGTTGTTTATTTATTGACAATGCGTTCAACTGTAACCGATGCAGAAGCAGGAGTGACAATTGGTAATGTAATCGATAAAAACTGGACAAGTGGTCAAGGAATGATTAGTGCTATTTTAGTCGGTCTTTTTGTTGGTTGGGGTTATTCATGGTTCTTAAAACGAGATATTCGAATTAAACTTCCTGAACAAGTTCCGGCAAATGTTGCTAATTCGTTTACAGCATTAATTCCAGCAGCCGCGTTAATTACTGTCGCGATGATTGTATATGCTTTGTTTGATGTTTTCATGAAGACCACCGTAGTTGAATGGATTTATGCAGTGATTCAAAGTCCAATGCAAGGTGTGACTGATTCTTTAGGCGGCGCCTTAATGATTGGTTTTTTAACGCCATTTCTTTGGTTTTTCGGAGTTCATGGTTCAACAATTGTTGGTGGAATCATGGGACCAATTTTACAAGCAAACTCATTGGCGAACTCAGAAATTTTAAATTCTGGAAAAGGATTGACGTTAGCAAATGGTGGACATATTGTGACACAACAATTTTATGACCAATTTATCAATGTGACGGGTGCGGGAATGACGATTGGTTTAGTGATGTTTATGGCGGTATTTGCACGTTCTGCTCAATACCGACAATTAGGTCGCTTGTCACTAGCGCCAGCTTTTTTCGGAATTAATGAACCAATTGTTTTTGCTACACCAATTGTGATGAATCCAATTATGGTTGTACCATTTATTTTAACGCCAGTTGTTTCTAGTATTATTACTTATTTTGCTCTATACACTGGATTAGTCCCCTTGTTTACAGCTATTCAAGTACCATGGACAACGCCACCTGTGATTTCAGGCTTTTTAATTAGTGGTTGGCAAGCAGCGTTACTTCAGTTAATCGTTTTAACAATTGGCTTTTTCATTTATTTCCCATTTGCAAGAAAAATGGATCAAATTAATGTAGCACAAGAACGTGGCGAAGAAATTTAA
- a CDS encoding MBL fold metallo-hydrolase, whose amino-acid sequence MEKQNAFQISILASGSSGNSLFIETEKKKILVDAGLSGKKITSLLGEVGRKPEELDAILVTHEHRDHIHGVGVLARKYKLDVYANEKTWQAMSPLIGNVAVEQQHIFEMGKILTFGDMDIESFGVSHDAAAPQFYRFYKNGKSFVILTDTGYCSDYLRGTIRGADAYLMESNHDLEMLRMGAYPWNLKQRILGDRGHLSNEDGALVMTDILTDNTKRIYLGHLSRENNLKELAHMTMENILYEHGLGVGETVHVYDTDPSKATELFVI is encoded by the coding sequence ATGGAGAAACAAAACGCATTTCAAATTAGCATCTTAGCAAGTGGAAGTTCAGGAAACTCGTTGTTTATTGAAACCGAGAAGAAAAAAATCTTGGTAGATGCTGGTCTAAGCGGTAAAAAAATTACTTCATTGTTAGGTGAAGTCGGACGAAAACCAGAAGAATTAGATGCTATTTTGGTTACTCATGAGCATCGCGATCATATTCATGGAGTCGGTGTTCTGGCTAGAAAATACAAATTGGATGTCTATGCGAATGAAAAAACGTGGCAAGCAATGTCACCTTTAATCGGTAATGTCGCAGTGGAACAGCAACATATTTTTGAAATGGGGAAAATCTTAACTTTTGGTGATATGGATATCGAAAGTTTTGGAGTATCTCATGATGCGGCTGCTCCTCAATTCTATCGTTTTTATAAAAACGGGAAATCATTTGTCATCCTAACAGACACGGGTTATTGTAGTGATTATCTACGCGGCACGATTCGTGGAGCAGATGCGTATTTAATGGAAAGCAATCATGATCTGGAAATGTTACGAATGGGTGCGTATCCGTGGAACTTAAAACAACGAATCTTAGGTGATCGAGGGCACCTATCGAATGAAGACGGGGCATTAGTGATGACTGATATTCTAACCGATAACACGAAACGGATTTATTTAGGACATTTAAGTCGTGAAAATAATTTGAAAGAATTGGCTCATATGACTATGGAAAATATCTTATATGAACACGGACTAGGTGTAGGTGAAACCGTGCATGTTTATGATACCGATCCAAGTAAAGCAACAGAATTATTTGTCATTTAA
- the yycF gene encoding response regulator YycF has translation MKKILVVDDEKPISDIVKFNLTKEGYEVYTAYDGEEALEKVNEIEPDLILLDLMLPKMDGLEVAREVRKTYDMPIIMVTAKDSEIDKVLGLELGADDYVTKPFSNRELVARVKANLRRGSSAGKEVEEPVNTELSIGDLTIHPDAYMVTKYGSAIELTHREFELLHYLAKHIGQVMTREHLLQTVWGYDYFGDVRTVDVTVRRLREKIEDNPSHPNYLVTRRGVGYYLRNPEQE, from the coding sequence GTGAAAAAAATATTAGTCGTAGATGATGAGAAACCGATCTCAGATATTGTTAAGTTTAATCTTACTAAGGAAGGTTATGAAGTATACACCGCATACGATGGGGAAGAAGCGCTTGAAAAAGTGAACGAAATAGAACCAGATTTGATTTTATTGGATTTAATGTTACCTAAAATGGATGGTTTAGAAGTAGCACGTGAGGTTCGTAAAACGTATGATATGCCAATCATTATGGTAACTGCCAAAGATTCTGAAATCGATAAAGTATTAGGTTTAGAATTGGGTGCCGATGATTATGTCACGAAACCATTTTCGAATCGTGAGCTAGTTGCTCGCGTCAAAGCAAACTTGCGTCGTGGCTCTTCTGCTGGTAAAGAAGTGGAAGAACCTGTTAACACAGAGTTGTCAATTGGCGATTTAACGATTCATCCCGATGCGTATATGGTAACAAAATATGGTTCAGCTATTGAATTAACACATCGTGAATTTGAACTATTACATTATTTAGCCAAACATATTGGTCAAGTAATGACTCGCGAACATCTATTACAAACAGTGTGGGGCTATGATTATTTTGGTGACGTGCGTACAGTGGATGTAACAGTTCGTCGTTTACGTGAAAAAATTGAAGACAACCCAAGTCATCCAAACTATTTAGTTACTCGCCGCGGTGTAGGATATTACCTACGTAATCCGGAACAGGAGTAA
- a CDS encoding MurR/RpiR family transcriptional regulator has translation MFDNEKVRTLNELEMLVYDYILKHREVVVEMSIRELSAVCHVSTATIVRVCHKLNLAGFSELKYVIKQKIETDTLYNLDYFYHETSQIDTFLKRVNQESYRKILEIAIDMIVAANHIIFTGIGTSGILGMYGSRYFMNVGLNCYSLTDAFAPVSPRLQTNTLIIALSVSGETPEVLDQIKEFKQYGGTILSITNDEHSTIARFSDYNLSYYMPEVFYGRRDDLNITTQVPVITLLEVLAQQASHKIYLAKKTDSE, from the coding sequence ATGTTTGATAACGAAAAAGTGAGGACCTTAAACGAGTTAGAAATGCTGGTTTATGATTATATTTTAAAACATAGAGAAGTTGTAGTAGAAATGTCGATTCGTGAATTGTCTGCGGTATGTCACGTTTCGACGGCAACTATTGTTCGTGTGTGTCACAAGCTAAATTTAGCCGGATTCTCTGAGTTGAAATATGTTATTAAACAAAAAATTGAAACAGATACGTTGTATAATCTGGATTATTTTTATCATGAAACTTCTCAAATCGATACTTTTTTAAAACGTGTGAACCAAGAAAGTTATCGTAAAATCCTAGAGATCGCCATTGATATGATTGTTGCAGCGAATCATATTATTTTTACAGGAATTGGCACTAGCGGCATTTTAGGCATGTATGGTAGTCGTTATTTCATGAATGTTGGTTTGAATTGTTACAGCTTAACAGATGCTTTTGCTCCAGTTTCTCCTCGGTTGCAAACGAACACGTTAATCATTGCTCTGTCGGTATCTGGAGAAACACCAGAAGTTTTAGACCAAATAAAAGAATTTAAACAATACGGCGGAACAATTTTAAGTATTACCAATGATGAGCATTCAACCATTGCTCGTTTTTCAGATTATAATTTATCGTATTATATGCCGGAAGTCTTTTATGGTAGAAGAGACGACTTAAATATTACCACACAAGTTCCTGTTATTACGCTTTTGGAAGTTTTAGCCCAACAAGCCAGTCATAAAATTTATCTTGCTAAAAAAACAGATTCCGAATGA
- a CDS encoding two-component system regulatory protein YycI, giving the protein MDFKRIEWIFFLAFLGVNIFLVSIYREARSEQNIVSRSNQKIPIEQRLASENIQSAGGFSEEKILGYYLSGEPTNMDQLIEKERANSAHPELVNGQTTTEGTVLTHVVNDGAYLRNNGRMTDTLHNYFERSKNLMFQNEYTYISEWDRADGDYVELFAAQAYEGIPINDDSSRLGITVRKEEDSLIVVSYTQTHVDNLTPLREAMMLYSEEDAVNTLYINNKIPSNSTLKWQQLAYTLTLKVRGKNVYVPAWFVAIETPDETVQIERVNALTNRIITNTTVRTVENT; this is encoded by the coding sequence ATGGATTTTAAACGAATCGAATGGATTTTTTTCCTAGCTTTTCTGGGGGTAAATATATTTTTAGTCAGTATTTATCGAGAAGCACGCTCTGAGCAAAATATTGTCTCTCGTTCGAATCAAAAAATTCCAATTGAACAACGGTTAGCTTCTGAGAATATTCAATCAGCGGGTGGTTTTTCAGAAGAAAAAATTCTCGGCTATTATTTAAGCGGTGAACCCACAAATATGGATCAACTCATAGAAAAAGAACGCGCAAATAGCGCTCATCCAGAACTTGTTAATGGCCAAACGACAACTGAAGGAACGGTGTTAACGCATGTTGTCAATGATGGCGCGTACCTACGTAATAATGGTCGAATGACAGATACCCTACACAATTACTTTGAACGAAGCAAGAATTTAATGTTTCAAAATGAATATACGTATATTTCAGAATGGGATAGAGCAGACGGTGACTATGTTGAACTCTTTGCTGCTCAAGCGTATGAAGGAATTCCAATTAATGATGATTCTAGTCGCTTAGGAATCACAGTAAGAAAAGAAGAAGACTCCTTAATCGTGGTGAGTTATACACAAACGCATGTGGATAATTTAACACCACTCCGTGAAGCAATGATGTTATATTCAGAAGAAGATGCGGTCAATACGTTATATATCAATAATAAAATTCCAAGCAATTCCACTTTGAAGTGGCAACAGCTTGCCTATACGTTGACGCTTAAAGTTCGTGGGAAAAATGTTTATGTTCCAGCTTGGTTTGTTGCGATTGAAACCCCAGATGAGACGGTTCAAATTGAGCGCGTTAATGCTTTAACAAATCGTATTATCACAAATACTACAGTTCGCACAGTAGAAAATACGTAA